In the genome of Photobacterium sp. TLY01, one region contains:
- a CDS encoding MarC family protein, protein MIDLVTLGVTVFMGFFAIMNPIANTAVFTGLTASQSPHEKKQTAIKALTAAFFIVAAFSLLGKGIFQLFGITLPALRMAGGILVFMVGYHMLQGSSSSMQTQSPSKEAEDVSISPLAIPILAGPGTIATAMNYSAAESLLHILITISAFGVLCLVTLLCFLYAQKLVAFLGKDGVNVITRIMGLLLTVIAMQMLIQGVHDAMHLFTPAGG, encoded by the coding sequence ATGATCGATCTGGTGACTTTAGGGGTAACTGTGTTCATGGGCTTTTTTGCCATCATGAACCCGATCGCAAATACGGCGGTATTTACCGGGCTGACCGCCAGCCAATCCCCGCATGAAAAAAAGCAAACGGCCATCAAGGCGCTGACCGCTGCGTTTTTTATTGTTGCAGCGTTCAGTCTGCTCGGAAAAGGGATATTCCAGCTGTTCGGGATCACTTTACCGGCGCTGAGAATGGCCGGGGGAATATTAGTCTTTATGGTGGGTTATCACATGCTGCAGGGAAGCAGTTCTTCCATGCAGACACAAAGCCCCAGCAAGGAGGCTGAGGACGTCTCTATTTCGCCGCTGGCGATCCCGATTCTGGCGGGGCCGGGCACCATAGCAACCGCCATGAACTACTCAGCCGCAGAGAGCCTGCTGCATATTCTGATCACGATTTCTGCGTTCGGGGTGTTGTGCCTGGTTACCTTATTGTGCTTTTTGTATGCCCAAAAGCTGGTGGCATTTCTGGGGAAAGACGGCGTGAATGTTATCACCCGAATCATGGGGTTACTCCTAACGGTCATTGCGATGCAGATGCTGATTCAGGGGGTGCATGATGCGATGCATCTGTTTACGCCGGCGGGTGGTTAA
- a CDS encoding outer membrane beta-barrel protein, translating into MKGFGLGVILLMPGMALAAPHHHTVKMTYVGGAYGETTLDVSSADRAEYAEEGLSIDDTDKGYKFFLGHRINRYAAVEGFLADLGEATLSHQDSAISASIEMDTWGGVVLGIVPLHPQIEAFAKLGLHAWDMSAKMQGQTLLEDDGTDMLYGIGASYIYYPTYSDDAVSVRIEFERFEMDKESVDLFSAGISYHF; encoded by the coding sequence ATGAAAGGTTTTGGGCTTGGGGTTATCTTACTTATGCCAGGCATGGCTCTGGCGGCGCCGCATCATCATACCGTCAAGATGACCTATGTCGGTGGCGCGTATGGCGAGACAACATTAGATGTTTCCTCCGCTGATCGTGCGGAGTATGCCGAAGAGGGCTTGTCCATCGATGACACAGACAAAGGCTACAAATTTTTCCTGGGTCATAGAATCAATCGTTACGCGGCTGTGGAAGGATTTTTGGCCGATCTGGGGGAAGCCACACTGAGTCATCAGGATTCAGCGATATCTGCTTCTATAGAAATGGATACCTGGGGCGGGGTGGTACTGGGGATAGTGCCTTTACACCCACAAATTGAGGCGTTTGCAAAGTTGGGGCTGCATGCTTGGGATATGAGCGCAAAAATGCAGGGCCAGACGCTGTTGGAAGATGATGGTACAGATATGCTGTATGGGATTGGTGCCAGCTATATTTACTACCCGACCTATTCTGATGATGCCGTTTCTGTCCGTATCGAATTTGAGCGCTTCGAGATGGACAAGGAGAGTGTGGATTTGTTCTCAGCGGGAATCAGCTATCACTTTTAA
- a CDS encoding GNAT family N-acetyltransferase, with translation MFSQSVDQDIELVLVQPSFAARYVELVNTHYDYLSQWLAWPPHCHTEADFTDFIRRSLHEYAEGKSMVCGIFYRGQLVGNCSFNTLDHSLKTADIGYWLAADFQGQGIITRVCRHLFRLAFDHFAMEKVVISAAVDNTASRAVAERLGMTLEGVITRSENLNGRILDHAIYALQRDSVHS, from the coding sequence ATGTTCAGTCAGAGCGTTGATCAGGATATCGAACTGGTTCTGGTGCAGCCGTCTTTCGCAGCCCGTTATGTCGAGCTGGTGAATACGCATTATGATTATTTGTCTCAGTGGTTGGCCTGGCCGCCGCACTGTCATACCGAGGCGGATTTCACCGATTTTATCCGTCGCTCCCTGCATGAGTACGCCGAGGGGAAATCCATGGTGTGCGGTATTTTTTACCGGGGACAACTGGTTGGCAACTGCAGCTTTAATACTTTAGATCACAGCCTGAAAACGGCCGATATCGGTTACTGGCTGGCGGCTGATTTTCAAGGGCAGGGCATTATTACCCGGGTATGCCGTCATCTTTTCCGCCTGGCGTTTGACCATTTTGCGATGGAGAAAGTGGTGATTTCAGCCGCGGTTGACAATACGGCGAGCAGAGCGGTCGCAGAACGCCTGGGCATGACGCTGGAAGGGGTGATCACCCGCAGTGAGAACCTCAACGGCCGTATTCTTGACCATGCGATTTATGCGCTCCAACGTGATTCAGTACATTCATGA
- a CDS encoding EAL domain-containing protein, translating to MRRMSGRYLALFMCLVAVLGYFAYQIYTKQLALTKNKARSEIIVAGNNIRTVMEQSLNALHTLAAVVDQSHGKVERFEALAARLLPLHPGILSLQLAPQGRLNYIYPLEGNEAVLGMDLFASSRTRPGALQAYRSGTIVMDGPYELLQGGYGVLARLPVYVSAPSLPNSQAEQASRTFWGLAIALIRFPQALEGSSLAELTQLGYQYQLWTQNARTGQPLVISNSQGDLQWQTLTDSIHYEIEISGRTWSLAMARSQGWGDPLLFGLLTLLTLLLALIVTRLVYSAQYSKRCARDLEGLVSMRTEQLRQSEKELHRAQEVAGIGSWRYDAIKNGRILTPQARAVLDWPSEVMTFRQLMARVPEAYHAGVAAVWFNENHSRHKFVEYPVVVNHQERWLREFSESRITTVGVELIGTVQDITESKSQQEMIWRQAHYDSLTGLPNRYYLLKLMQEFMAKSKESHEAFAVIFVDIDDFKWVNDALGHLEGDKILQMLAERLSRLLPSEHAVAARVSGDEFVILMRQAPEGSDVEAFLRALLSAFEQPLQAAHRLLQVSCSAGIAIYPDDGSSAEDLLGKSDLAMYHAKNQGKHNFSFFTPEMAAEANENRHLEDELKAAIKNQDFELYYQPIIDARTGQIVAVESLIRWFHHEKGPISPDCFIPVAEEKGFILDIGHWVLKQAVSDIYGLNGALGTQLAVTINISRRQLQDETFYQQLQDVLAELPVSAQQVVLEITESALVDSHQKLTEQLHRIQQLGILYALDDFGTGYSSLASVRDFPLSTLKIDKSFIRDCPQDEQANQVVKAIIQMANALGIQVVAEGVEHIEQVVFLQTLQCGYAQGFYYHRPMPLDELRHLIQSGVPATVHQEREAKSAAPAEMVEEV from the coding sequence ATGCGAAGAATGTCGGGTCGGTATCTGGCGCTTTTTATGTGTTTGGTCGCTGTTCTGGGTTACTTTGCTTATCAGATCTATACCAAGCAACTGGCTTTAACCAAGAATAAAGCCCGCAGTGAAATCATCGTGGCGGGCAACAATATCCGAACCGTGATGGAGCAGTCACTCAATGCATTACATACCCTGGCTGCCGTGGTGGATCAAAGCCATGGCAAGGTGGAGCGGTTTGAGGCACTGGCTGCCAGGCTGCTGCCGCTTCATCCCGGTATTCTTTCGCTGCAACTCGCACCGCAAGGGCGCCTGAACTACATTTATCCGCTTGAGGGCAACGAAGCTGTGCTCGGGATGGATTTATTTGCCTCATCCCGAACCCGGCCCGGTGCTTTGCAGGCATACCGCTCCGGGACCATCGTGATGGATGGTCCTTATGAGTTGCTGCAGGGCGGTTATGGCGTTCTGGCGCGCTTACCGGTTTATGTTTCAGCGCCTTCTCTGCCGAACTCTCAGGCTGAACAGGCATCCCGTACTTTCTGGGGACTGGCGATTGCCCTGATCCGTTTTCCTCAGGCGCTGGAAGGCAGTTCGCTGGCTGAACTGACACAACTGGGATATCAGTATCAGCTCTGGACCCAAAATGCCCGGACAGGGCAGCCTTTAGTGATTTCAAACAGTCAGGGTGATCTGCAGTGGCAGACACTGACTGACAGTATTCATTATGAGATTGAGATCAGTGGCCGCACCTGGTCATTGGCAATGGCCCGCTCACAGGGCTGGGGCGATCCGCTGTTGTTTGGTCTGTTAACACTGCTGACCCTGCTGCTCGCCTTGATCGTGACCCGTCTGGTGTACAGCGCCCAGTACTCAAAAAGATGTGCCCGGGATCTGGAAGGGCTGGTGAGTATGAGGACCGAGCAACTACGCCAGAGTGAAAAAGAATTGCACCGGGCGCAGGAGGTCGCCGGTATCGGTTCCTGGCGTTATGATGCCATCAAAAATGGCCGCATATTGACGCCGCAAGCCAGAGCCGTGCTGGACTGGCCCTCTGAAGTCATGACATTCAGGCAACTGATGGCCCGGGTTCCCGAGGCTTACCATGCTGGGGTTGCCGCCGTCTGGTTCAATGAAAATCACTCCAGACATAAATTTGTGGAATACCCGGTTGTGGTGAACCATCAGGAGCGCTGGCTCAGAGAATTTTCTGAAAGCCGGATCACCACTGTCGGTGTCGAACTGATTGGTACGGTGCAGGACATCACAGAATCCAAATCGCAACAGGAAATGATCTGGCGACAGGCTCATTACGATAGTCTGACGGGGTTGCCCAACCGCTATTATCTGCTGAAACTCATGCAGGAATTCATGGCGAAGTCGAAGGAAAGTCATGAGGCTTTCGCCGTTATTTTTGTCGATATTGATGACTTCAAATGGGTGAACGATGCCTTGGGGCATTTAGAGGGCGATAAAATACTGCAAATGCTGGCAGAGCGTTTGAGCCGGTTATTACCGTCTGAGCATGCAGTCGCTGCCCGGGTCAGCGGGGATGAGTTCGTGATTCTGATGCGTCAGGCACCTGAAGGCAGTGACGTGGAGGCATTTCTTCGCGCATTGCTATCGGCTTTTGAACAGCCACTGCAAGCGGCGCATCGCTTGCTACAGGTGTCCTGCAGTGCCGGGATCGCCATTTATCCGGATGACGGCTCAAGTGCTGAAGACTTGTTGGGCAAGTCCGATTTGGCGATGTATCACGCGAAAAACCAGGGCAAGCACAACTTCAGCTTCTTTACTCCTGAGATGGCGGCTGAGGCCAATGAAAATCGCCACCTTGAGGATGAGCTCAAAGCCGCGATAAAGAATCAGGATTTTGAGCTGTACTATCAGCCGATCATCGATGCCCGCACCGGGCAGATCGTGGCGGTGGAATCCCTGATCCGGTGGTTTCATCATGAAAAAGGGCCGATCTCCCCGGATTGTTTTATTCCTGTTGCAGAGGAAAAGGGATTTATCCTCGATATTGGTCATTGGGTGCTGAAGCAGGCGGTGTCTGATATTTATGGTTTAAATGGTGCGCTGGGGACTCAACTGGCCGTGACGATCAATATTTCCAGACGCCAGTTACAGGATGAAACCTTCTATCAGCAGTTGCAGGACGTGCTGGCTGAGCTGCCTGTGTCTGCCCAACAGGTGGTGCTGGAAATTACCGAATCAGCGCTGGTCGACAGCCATCAGAAGCTGACTGAGCAACTGCACCGGATTCAGCAGTTGGGCATCTTGTATGCGCTGGATGATTTCGGCACCGGGTATTCCTCCCTGGCCAGTGTGCGCGATTTTCCGCTCTCGACACTGAAAATCGATAAATCCTTTATCAGAGACTGTCCGCAGGATGAGCAGGCTAACCAAGTCGTCAAAGCGATCATTCAGATGGCCAATGCGCTGGGTATTCAGGTCGTGGCCGAAGGGGTTGAGCACATTGAGCAGGTTGTGTTTTTACAGACACTTCAGTGTGGCTATGCTCAGGGCTTTTATTACCACAGGCCCATGCCGCTGGATGAGCTGCGCCATCTGATTCAATCAGGTGTGCCCGCCACTGTGCATCAGGAGCGTGAGGCTAAATCTGCTGCACCGGCGGAGATGGTTGAAGAAGTCTGA
- a CDS encoding Hsp20/alpha crystallin family protein: MRTDVKKSGFPSLLDNDFDNLFQGFFRPVLSGDFLKPASQLPAVDIHETKDNYVLTAELPGFSKEDVQVSFHNGKLTIAAEHQEETEKKQEGQAVLTERRYGSYSRTFQFGSNIAEHDIDAAYQDGVLRLVLPKTATSEPEVRKIEVR; encoded by the coding sequence ATGCGTACTGATGTTAAAAAAAGTGGTTTCCCTTCTCTGCTGGATAATGATTTCGACAACTTGTTTCAAGGCTTCTTTCGCCCGGTACTCAGCGGTGATTTTTTGAAGCCAGCCAGCCAATTGCCTGCTGTAGATATTCATGAAACCAAAGACAATTATGTACTGACTGCAGAGTTGCCCGGATTCAGTAAAGAGGATGTTCAGGTCTCTTTTCACAACGGTAAATTAACCATTGCCGCTGAACATCAAGAAGAAACCGAGAAGAAACAGGAAGGGCAAGCCGTGTTGACTGAACGGCGCTATGGCAGCTATTCGCGTACTTTCCAGTTCGGATCGAATATTGCTGAGCACGATATTGATGCGGCGTATCAGGATGGTGTTCTGCGTTTGGTCCTGCCGAAAACGGCCACCAGTGAACCTGAAGTCCGGAAAATTGAAGTCCGTTAA
- a CDS encoding c-type cytochrome: MKAFLLTAAFAAIAGLSGCDRSSQSFSLPQGNVEQGEQVFVKYQCLSCHTMAGYETDTENLPGSMETPVALGGQVSRIRTYPELVTSVINPSHRLAEGYEAESGQSVMPSFNDVMTVTELVNLVHFLESHYELEPYPRTEYMSPR; the protein is encoded by the coding sequence ATGAAAGCTTTTCTTCTCACCGCAGCCTTTGCTGCGATAGCAGGGCTGTCCGGATGTGACAGATCCAGTCAGAGTTTTAGTTTACCCCAGGGCAATGTTGAGCAGGGGGAACAGGTTTTTGTGAAGTACCAATGCCTCAGCTGCCATACGATGGCCGGTTATGAAACAGATACGGAGAACCTGCCCGGTTCGATGGAAACGCCGGTAGCGCTTGGCGGACAGGTGAGCCGCATCCGGACTTATCCTGAGTTGGTGACGTCTGTGATTAACCCTTCGCACAGACTCGCCGAAGGTTATGAGGCCGAGAGTGGCCAGTCTGTGATGCCGAGTTTTAACGATGTGATGACGGTAACTGAATTGGTGAATCTGGTGCATTTTCTGGAATCACATTATGAGCTGGAACCGTATCCGCGTACTGAGTATATGAGTCCCCGATAA
- a CDS encoding mechanosensitive ion channel family protein codes for MEKIELVILYLLTHKLLLSLCVVLLVIVIRRVTITRIRGEANFLSEDQRKWISRTKNGAFTLLLLTLFLLWESEISKFALSLTAIAVALVVASKEIILCITGSLQRASSRSFRIGDWIEVGPVCGEVIEHNLMATVIQEIALQQGQYHYTGKTITLPNSMFFTVAVKNLNFMKRYVYHGFTVTIKETVNLYPMVPVLLDKIDEHIADFIDIARRYNHMIERHAGVDLPGSDPHIHITTTATGEQQVHFKLFCPTVQAAELEAKIREDFMTLYCEQYLPVAAKTVELEYQSA; via the coding sequence CTGGAAAAAATTGAGCTGGTCATACTGTACTTATTGACACACAAACTCTTACTCAGTTTGTGTGTTGTACTGCTGGTGATCGTCATTCGCCGTGTCACGATTACCCGGATCCGCGGCGAGGCGAATTTTCTCAGTGAAGATCAGCGGAAATGGATCTCACGCACCAAAAATGGCGCCTTTACCTTATTGCTGCTGACGCTTTTTCTGCTGTGGGAATCGGAGATCAGCAAGTTTGCGCTGTCGCTGACCGCCATCGCAGTGGCCCTGGTGGTGGCATCGAAAGAGATTATTCTGTGTATTACCGGCTCACTGCAGCGTGCCAGTTCCCGTTCATTCCGCATTGGCGACTGGATTGAAGTGGGGCCTGTCTGCGGCGAAGTCATCGAACATAATCTGATGGCCACTGTGATTCAGGAAATTGCCTTGCAGCAAGGCCAGTACCATTACACGGGCAAAACCATCACTTTGCCGAACAGTATGTTCTTCACCGTGGCAGTTAAGAACCTGAATTTCATGAAACGTTATGTCTATCATGGCTTTACTGTGACGATAAAAGAAACGGTGAACCTTTATCCTATGGTGCCGGTGCTGCTGGATAAGATTGACGAGCATATCGCCGACTTTATTGATATCGCCCGGCGCTATAACCATATGATAGAGCGTCATGCCGGGGTCGATTTACCCGGTTCGGATCCGCATATTCATATCACGACAACAGCGACGGGCGAGCAGCAGGTGCACTTTAAGCTGTTTTGTCCGACAGTGCAGGCGGCTGAACTGGAGGCAAAAATCCGGGAAGATTTTATGACCCTGTACTGCGAACAATATTTGCCTGTTGCCGCCAAAACCGTTGAGCTGGAATACCAATCCGCCTGA